DNA sequence from the Malus domestica chromosome 11, GDT2T_hap1 genome:
ttcgtcccatacaaacggaacatccttcttcatgagtcggctgaacggttgacaacgccctgcaaggttagagatgaagcgtctgataaATGCaagccgtccttgtagacttttcagctcgtgcaggtttcttggctcaggcatgctttgaatggccttgattttttattggtccacttcaataccacggtgcttgacaatgaagccgaggaactttccgGAGGTGACGTCAAACGCACATTTTaatgggttcatcttgaggttgtattttcgcagcctttcgaacactactcgcaaatccttcaagtgatatgatcttttctttgttttgaccaccacatcgtctacataacattctacgttcttgtgtagcatgtcattgaagattttctgcattgctcgttgatatgtagctccagcgttctttagaccaaagggcatcaccttgtaacagtagataccttttggagtgcggaatgctgttagttcctcgtcttcgagagccatacgaatttgattgtattcagaagagccgtccatgaatgacagtgcctcgtggccagtggttgcgtccaccatgatttcaatgattggTAAGGGGAAGTCATCTTTCGGATAAGCGTCGTTGAGGTCCCGaaagtctacgcaaacacgtatttgtccagatttcttaaggacgatgacgatgttggagatccacttggggtattgcacctctcgaatgaatccTGCTTcaattagcttgtcaatctctgcctcgatttgtggaatgagctcggatcgatatcgcctttgagtttgctttattggtcgtgttccaggcttgactgcaagatgatgcacagcgatgacagggtcaaggccgggcatttctttGTAAGTCCAGGCgaagacgtctttgtactctgatagCAGTTGGTAGTACTCCTCTATCTCGTCTGCTCTTAGCAGTGCACTTACAAAGATAGGTTTTTGCTCCTCTTCTGTGCccaagttgagctccttgagatcgtcaaccgtggcttgccccccatcctcaagttgtggtggtgcagcagtgacatcttcttcaagggtctcgtcttctttgccttcttggatcgtgatgtggaagacatcttggacttCCTTTTTAATGTcgtcctcttgggtttgttggtaTGCAGATTGTCCAgtatggatgatggtgcgccttcttactatcagtggtccatttgcgtcaacctccaagattgcttgacgcttcatccttgaaggaatcgagCTTCGAATATCACCTTTTCCTGCTagcctgtcgagcttttcttcctttgacgttgtttccctatttccagaaaacttcatgttgtcttcaagtctttccaaagctgactgacgaggaggagagctagctgtgttgctttgcttattaggttttgacaacctttcaaaaatagaGCTTCGGGAGGTTGGCctgttaagcctcttgaagacggaggttcggttttgaccaccaatgtgatcaagggctgacgttctgggtcttgaacgattcatcctatcgaagactgGCGTTCGAGAGGTGGatttaggctcctcttgatcTTGTTCCATGCTCACACTGAtatgttgagtgctagcatttttcgtttggcttgaaatcttcacgggtgcacttggtgtgaagccaagtccagctttgttgttgttaactccgtaaccatgctttttcaacttcttttgagtctcggtgaggtcacgttctttattgttgacggtgtttgaaaccttttttccaggatttgaagaagaaacgaagtcgtacccagcttttgacatgagtttgtaggcgttcggatcaaaaccttcttcagtcctcttggttgggagaaaacTTGGTTCCGCTctctttggtagagcttttacgaagccttgtggtaatcttgcaaccttagcgttgcttagctgtgtcagaggtagaactgcattcgtcttgagcaactttacattatccacgTACCGTTGTGCATCGACTTTGCTTGCTTCAGTTTCGaatggggattgaccattctttcttcttgacatcgggatgtatcggaaaacgGGTGTGTTTAGTACATTTGAGGGCGTCTTACTCTCTTTGGTTGTTGCgggtttagcaagctcatcattGTTCTTGCTTAAAGACgacatggcttcttcttcttgcttcttgggcatggcttgccactcctgctttttagatgttgctttgcccgtggatttgatctcttttggaagagcttcgagcaccatgtcttcatccatgtagaacttggcgtctgggAAATGTGATTCagcttcggtgaatggtttggtgtcgccatagatcaccttcactcattctcggtagaatttcaagcattggtgaagggtggacggtactactccatttgcatggatccaaggccttcctaagagcaagccgtaggaagttcttgcatcaatcacgtggaatatcgtgcttgacttgagttcaccaatagtcatctctactcggatcatgcccattgctttttgtcctccttgattaaaaccttggattagtagacgacttaaggacagttcatccgccttgatgccgattgtagtcattgttgactttggcatgatgtttatggctgatccaccatccacaagcatgcgattgactttgtgctcccttacgtacccagagacgaagagaggacggttgtgaggcttggatcctagcagcaagtcttcgtcggtgaaatAGATTGTGTCCTCGATGGCACAGCATGTGGCATattcatgtggccgaagcttgaagccttcgttcttgctttcttgcacttcgtggtcattgggactttccaagaccgctgctaatgctattcgcatcttctttggtaatcgcagcgcttcctcaatgctaaaatgtgttggcagaccttcttcgagcgtgagagttttttctctctcagtggtgatatctttgccttttgaaggttcttctatttctacttcaaccatgtggcatgcagcgatagtgcactgttggaagaagttattcgggaagtactcgtgcaatgaGACAGGgatgcgtggctcttgctccataggttccccagcatatgttggcttatcaacttttacgttgcttttgggcttcctactgttgcggcgacggtgctttctcacttgttccaccttttgtcttattgcttgtggttttggtttccttgtttttttgtaggtcaccaatgtccatcattcTTCATTATCGGCATGtgcatcttgttcgtttgcccccggtgatggttgtgcagaaggtATCGTGTAACTTgagcattgataggaatggtcaaGTGCTacttggagaggcacgggatcgaaagttccaaatgcaattgtagtagtatgtgtcgCGGCCGTATCTTCGAGGTCGAGCTCGAttcgcccttgttgtgctagcttcatgatgagctctttgagaaCGAAGCATTTACCCACAGGATGGCTCACGattcgatggtacttgcagtatttaggatcatttatgcgattcatttcttcaggccgCTTGCATTTGGGTAGCtcgattaccttcttttctagcaagtcgtctaacattgcatccatgtctgagtcaggaaaaaggtataccttctgctccaattccctcaaggtgtttttgtacctttcTTAGGTGCGGGGAGGCTCACTTTTCTTTATCTCATTTGCTTTagttttggaggagatcttgataggcgcgGAGGCGGTCTTGACGGGCGCAGTGCTGACGGTGAACGCTTCCTTGAGGGGtttcttcccagtcttgtcgacatttggggagaacaccttatccttcttgaagtctgtgatcggctctttcttcccgtgatgggcaatacttagctccatgtcataggcacgggtggctaactcttcaaatgtccgtggtttgatgccttgaaggatatagtgtaacccccattgcatgccttggacgcaCATCTCAATCGAAGAGATCTCCGAGAGCCTGTCCTTGCAATCGAGGCTCagattacgccatcggttgatgtagtccacgactggctCATCCCTCTATTGCTTCGTGcttgtcagctctagcatgctcacggtGCGGCGGAtgttgtagaagcggttgaggaattccctttccaactgttcccagctgttgatggatttGGGCtccaggtctgtgtaccactcaaaggcatttccttttaacgagcgcacaaattgcttggcgaggtaatctccttccgtccctgcattgttgcaggtttcgacaaagtgtgcgacatgttgcttcgggtttccttttccatcaaactgcatgaactttggtggttgataaccccttggcatctttagggcatcaatcttcttggagtagggctttgagtagaatgatgaggtatgtgagctcccttcgtactgcgccttgatggtgctggcgatcatctcttgcagttgttggatagaaagagatcccatgagtgcctctGCTTggcctggctccggcttcacatcgattttctccaccgGAGGCTCTTCATCCTCgttgttttccttctttactgaaCCATCCCCTTGCTCGATTTTCACGTCGGGCTTTACATCTAGTTGATTGACTAGTGCGGCGATTTGCTGGTccttttcttccacaatctgtgttagccttgcgattgtttcattcatatgagccagttgctcatcgattgaagtcgctccagtagtcatgacttgcatggctgagttGCCGCTTGAGTCAGCATCGGAAAGCATGAAACTAGAgtacttccttgggctttccttccTTGGCGCCTTTAGCGAagccagggtgatcacaggttcATGCTTcaggtgctcttgttccttcagcggagttgatgcaggggtggaagatgcggcagaaagagctcttgccttgcttcgagttatgatgcCCGAAGTGACACCGCCTACGGTGATAACGTTCTTGTTCCTTGCATTGGCTgcgagaacaacttgagccttctttgatgccatctgtgctttttgcggattcaaagatagaaatgagaggtagagatggtcccaccgggcgtgccaaatttgtgaacacggaaatttcctgcgatgaacga
Encoded proteins:
- the LOC139189255 gene encoding uncharacterized protein, which encodes MEQDQEEPKSTSRTPVFDRMNRSRPRTSALDHIGGQNRTSVFKRLNRPTSRSSIFERLSKPNKQSNTASSPPRQSALERLEDNMKFSGNRETTSKEEKLDRLAGKGDIRSSIPSRMKRQAILEVDANGPLIVRRRTIIHTGQSAYQQTQEDDIKKEVQDVFHITIQEGKEDETLEEDVTAAPPQLEDGGQATVDDLKELNLGTEEEQKPIFVSALLRADEIEEYYQLLSEYKDVFAWTYKEMPGLDPVIAVHHLAVKPGTRPIKQTQRRYRSELIPQIEAEIDKLIEAGFIREVQYPKWISNIVIVLKKSGQIRVCVDFRDLNDAYPKDDFPLPIIEIMVDATTGHEALSFMDGRCQPFSRLMKKDVPFVWDEACHNAFESIKKYLSSPPVLGAPVPGKPLILYMAAQESSVGALLAQENESQKERALYYLSRTLTGAELNYSPIEKMCLALVFAIQKLRHYMHAYTIHLVAKADPVKYVMSKPVLTGRLAKWALLLNQYEIIYVPAKAVKGQALADFLADHPIPADWKISDDLSDEEVFYIDIFPTWTILQMAINMGITALEIFGDSKLIINQLLTEYEVKKDDLIPYFRLATQLLQEFETVTLEHVPRKENQMADALANLASSMTIGEDEAADVPVCQRWVIPLVTEMLLDDTNVISVLPVDVE